From the genome of Streptomyces sp. NBC_01341, one region includes:
- the carB gene encoding carbamoyl-phosphate synthase large subunit translates to MPKRSDIQSVLVIGSGPIVIGQAAEFDYSGTQACRVLKAEGLRVILVNSNPATIMTDPEIADATYVEPITPEFVEKIIAKERPDALLPTLGGQTALNTAISMHDNGVLEKYGVELIGANVEAINKGEDRDLFKGVVEAVKAKIGYGESARSVICHTMDDVIAGVDTLGGYPVVVRPSFTMGGAGSGFAHDEEELRRIAGQGLTLSPTTEVLLEESILGWKEYELELMRDRNDNVVVVCSIENFDPMGVHTGDSITVAPSMTLTDREYQRLRDIGIAIIREVGVDTGGCNIQFAIDPTDGRVIVIEMNPRVSRSSALASKATGFPIAKIAAKLAVGYTLDEIPNDITEKTPASFEPTLDYVVVKAPRFAFEKFPSADSTLTTTMKSVGEAMAIGRNFTEALQKALRSLEKKGSQFAFTGETGDKAELLAEAVRPTDGRINTVMQAIRAGATQEEVFDATRIDPWFVDQLFLIKEIADELAAAERLDAELIAEAKRHGFSDAQIGEIRGLREDVVREVRHALGIRPVYKTVDTCAAEFAAKTPYFYSSYDEESEVAPRTKPAVIILGSGPNRIGQGIEFDYSCVHASFALHDAGYETVMVNCNPETVSTDYDTSDRLYFEPLTLEDVLEIVHAESLAGPIAGVIVQLGGQTPLGLAQALKDNGVPVVGTSPEAIHAAEDRGAFGRVLAEAGLPAPKHGTATTFAEAKAIADEIGYPVLVRPSYVLGGRGMEIVYDETRLSSYIAESTEISPTRPVLVDRFLDDAIEIDVDALYDGTELYLGGVMEHIEEAGIHSGDSACALPPITLGGYDIKRLRTSTEAIAKGVGVRGLINIQFALSGDILYVLEANPRASRTVPFTSKATAVPLAKAAARISLGATVAELRAEGLLPKVGDGGTLPLDAPISVKEAVMPWSRFRDVHGRGVDTVLGPEMRSTGEVMGIDSVFGTAYAKSQAGAYGPLPTKGRAFISVANRDKRSMIFPARELVAHGFELFATSGTAEVLKRNGINATVVRKQSEGEGPNGEKTIVQLIHDGGVDLIVNTPYGTGGRLDGYEIRTAAVARSVPCLTTVQALAAAVQGIDALNHGGVGVRSLQEHAEHLTAARD, encoded by the coding sequence GTGCCTAAGCGCTCCGATATCCAGTCCGTCCTGGTCATCGGCTCCGGCCCGATCGTCATCGGTCAGGCCGCCGAATTCGACTACTCCGGCACCCAGGCCTGCCGTGTGCTCAAGGCCGAGGGCCTGCGCGTGATCCTGGTGAACTCCAACCCGGCGACGATCATGACCGACCCGGAGATCGCCGACGCCACGTACGTCGAGCCGATCACCCCCGAGTTCGTCGAGAAGATCATCGCCAAGGAGCGCCCCGACGCCCTGCTCCCGACCCTGGGAGGCCAGACCGCGCTCAACACCGCGATCTCCATGCACGACAACGGCGTGCTGGAGAAGTACGGCGTCGAGCTCATCGGCGCCAACGTCGAGGCCATCAACAAGGGCGAGGACCGCGACCTCTTCAAGGGAGTCGTCGAGGCCGTCAAGGCCAAGATCGGCTACGGCGAGTCCGCCCGTTCCGTCATCTGCCACACCATGGACGACGTCATCGCGGGCGTCGACACCCTCGGCGGTTACCCCGTCGTCGTCCGCCCCTCCTTCACGATGGGCGGCGCCGGCTCCGGCTTCGCCCACGACGAGGAGGAGCTGCGCCGCATCGCCGGGCAGGGCCTCACGCTCTCGCCGACCACCGAGGTGCTCCTGGAGGAGTCCATCCTCGGCTGGAAGGAGTACGAGCTGGAGCTCATGCGCGACCGGAACGACAACGTCGTGGTCGTCTGCTCCATCGAGAACTTCGACCCCATGGGCGTCCACACCGGTGACTCCATCACGGTCGCCCCGTCGATGACCCTCACCGACCGTGAGTACCAGCGGCTGCGCGACATCGGTATCGCGATCATCCGCGAGGTCGGCGTCGACACCGGCGGCTGCAACATCCAGTTCGCCATCGACCCCACCGACGGCCGGGTCATCGTCATCGAGATGAACCCGCGCGTCTCCCGGTCCTCCGCACTCGCCTCCAAGGCCACCGGCTTCCCGATCGCCAAGATCGCCGCCAAGCTGGCCGTCGGCTACACGCTGGACGAGATCCCGAACGACATCACCGAGAAGACGCCGGCCTCCTTCGAGCCGACCCTCGACTACGTCGTCGTCAAGGCCCCGCGCTTCGCCTTCGAGAAGTTCCCCTCCGCCGACTCCACCCTCACCACCACCATGAAGTCGGTCGGCGAGGCCATGGCCATCGGCCGTAACTTCACCGAGGCGCTGCAGAAGGCCCTGCGCTCCCTGGAGAAGAAGGGCTCGCAGTTCGCCTTCACCGGTGAGACAGGTGACAAGGCGGAACTGCTCGCGGAGGCGGTCCGCCCGACGGACGGCCGCATCAACACCGTCATGCAGGCGATCCGCGCCGGCGCCACGCAGGAAGAGGTCTTCGACGCCACGAGGATCGACCCCTGGTTCGTCGACCAGCTCTTCCTGATCAAGGAGATCGCCGACGAGCTGGCCGCCGCCGAGCGCCTCGACGCCGAGCTGATCGCCGAGGCCAAGCGGCACGGCTTCTCCGACGCCCAGATCGGTGAGATCCGCGGCCTGCGTGAGGACGTCGTGCGCGAGGTCCGGCACGCGCTCGGTATCCGCCCCGTCTACAAGACGGTGGACACCTGCGCGGCGGAGTTCGCGGCGAAGACGCCGTACTTCTACTCCTCCTACGACGAGGAGAGCGAGGTCGCGCCCCGCACCAAGCCCGCGGTGATCATCCTCGGCTCCGGGCCGAACCGCATCGGCCAGGGCATCGAGTTCGACTACTCGTGCGTCCACGCCTCGTTCGCCCTGCACGACGCGGGCTACGAGACGGTGATGGTCAACTGCAACCCGGAGACCGTCTCCACGGACTACGACACCTCCGACCGGCTCTACTTCGAGCCGCTCACGCTGGAGGACGTCCTCGAGATCGTGCACGCGGAGTCGCTCGCCGGCCCGATCGCCGGTGTCATCGTGCAGCTCGGCGGCCAGACCCCGCTCGGCCTCGCGCAGGCGCTCAAGGACAACGGCGTCCCCGTGGTGGGTACGTCCCCCGAGGCCATCCACGCGGCCGAGGACCGGGGCGCCTTCGGCCGGGTGCTCGCCGAGGCCGGTCTGCCCGCCCCGAAGCACGGCACGGCGACCACGTTCGCCGAGGCCAAGGCCATCGCCGACGAGATCGGCTACCCCGTCCTCGTCCGCCCCAGCTACGTGCTCGGCGGCCGCGGTATGGAGATCGTCTACGACGAGACCCGGCTCTCCTCGTACATCGCGGAGTCCACCGAGATCAGCCCCACCCGGCCGGTCCTGGTCGACCGATTCCTCGACGACGCGATCGAGATCGACGTCGACGCGCTCTACGACGGCACCGAGCTCTACCTCGGCGGCGTCATGGAGCACATCGAGGAGGCCGGCATCCACTCCGGCGACTCCGCCTGCGCGCTGCCTCCGATCACGCTCGGCGGCTACGACATCAAGCGGCTGCGCACCTCGACCGAGGCCATCGCCAAGGGAGTCGGCGTCCGCGGACTGATCAACATCCAGTTCGCGCTCTCCGGTGACATCCTGTACGTCCTGGAGGCCAACCCGCGTGCCTCGCGGACCGTCCCCTTCACCTCGAAGGCGACCGCCGTCCCGCTGGCGAAGGCCGCCGCCCGGATCTCCCTCGGCGCGACCGTCGCGGAACTGCGCGCGGAGGGCCTGCTGCCCAAGGTGGGCGACGGCGGCACGCTGCCGCTGGACGCGCCGATCTCCGTCAAGGAGGCCGTCATGCCGTGGTCGCGTTTCCGCGACGTCCACGGCCGCGGCGTCGACACGGTCCTCGGCCCGGAGATGCGGTCCACCGGTGAAGTCATGGGCATCGACTCGGTGTTCGGCACCGCGTACGCCAAGTCGCAGGCGGGCGCCTACGGTCCGCTGCCGACCAAGGGCCGTGCCTTCATCTCCGTCGCCAACCGCGACAAGCGCTCGATGATCTTCCCGGCGCGTGAACTCGTCGCCCACGGCTTCGAGCTGTTCGCGACCTCCGGCACCGCCGAGGTGCTCAAGCGCAACGGCATCAACGCCACCGTCGTGCGCAAGCAGTCCGAGGGCGAGGGCCCGAACGGCGAGAAGACCATCGTCCAGCTGATCCACGACGGCGGGGTCGACCTCATCGTCAACACGCCCTACGGCACGGGCGGCAGGCTCGACGGTTACGAGATCCGCACCGCCGCCGTGGCGCGGTCCGTGCCGTGCCTCACGACGGTCCAGGCCCTCGCCGCAGCCGTCCAGGGCATCGACGCGCTCAACCACGGAGGGGTCGGAGTACGTTCCCTCCAGGAACACGCGGAACATCTGACCGCGGCACGCGACTAG
- a CDS encoding quinone-dependent dihydroorotate dehydrogenase — protein sequence MYKLFFQLVFKRMDPEQAHHAAFRWIRLAARIPVLRTFVAAALAPRHEALRTEAFGLRMHGPFGLAAGFDKNAVAIDGMSMLGFDHIEIGTVTGEPQPGNPRKRLFRLVADRALINRMGFNNEGSAAVAERLAARSPVFRTTVGVNIGKTKAVPEAEAVGDYVKSTERLAAHADYLVVNVSSPNTPGLRNLQATESLRPLLTAVREAADRTVTDRRVPLLVKIAPDLADEDVDAVADLAVELGLDGIIATNTTIARDGLGLKSPAALTGETGGLSGAPLKKRSLEVLSRLYARVGTRITLVGVGGVETAEDAWQRILAGATLVQGYSAFIYEGPFYARAIHKGLAARLAASPYASLADAVGAETRKATR from the coding sequence ATGTACAAACTCTTCTTCCAGCTGGTCTTCAAGCGGATGGACCCGGAGCAGGCCCATCACGCGGCGTTCCGCTGGATCCGCCTCGCCGCCCGGATCCCCGTGCTGCGCACCTTCGTCGCCGCCGCGCTGGCCCCCCGGCACGAGGCGCTGCGCACCGAGGCGTTCGGCCTGCGGATGCACGGCCCCTTCGGTCTCGCCGCCGGCTTCGACAAGAACGCCGTCGCCATCGACGGCATGTCGATGCTCGGCTTCGACCACATCGAGATCGGCACGGTCACCGGTGAGCCGCAGCCGGGCAACCCCCGCAAGCGGCTGTTCCGCCTCGTCGCGGACCGGGCGCTGATCAACCGGATGGGCTTCAACAACGAGGGATCGGCGGCCGTGGCGGAGCGCCTCGCCGCACGCAGCCCGGTCTTCCGTACGACCGTCGGGGTCAACATCGGCAAGACCAAGGCGGTTCCCGAGGCCGAGGCCGTGGGCGACTACGTGAAGTCCACCGAGCGGCTCGCCGCCCACGCCGACTACCTCGTGGTGAACGTCTCGTCCCCCAACACCCCGGGCCTGCGCAACCTCCAGGCCACGGAATCGCTCAGGCCCCTGCTCACCGCGGTACGCGAGGCGGCCGACCGCACCGTGACGGACCGGCGCGTCCCGCTGCTCGTCAAGATCGCCCCGGACCTCGCGGACGAGGACGTCGACGCGGTCGCCGACCTCGCCGTGGAACTCGGCCTGGACGGCATCATCGCCACCAACACGACGATCGCCCGCGACGGCCTCGGCCTGAAGTCGCCGGCGGCGCTGACGGGCGAGACCGGCGGGCTCTCCGGCGCGCCCCTGAAGAAGCGCTCCCTGGAGGTCCTGAGCCGCCTCTACGCCCGCGTGGGGACCCGGATCACCCTGGTGGGCGTCGGAGGGGTCGAGACCGCCGAGGACGCCTGGCAGCGCATCCTCGCCGGCGCCACGCTCGTCCAGGGCTACAGCGCCTTCATCTACGAGGGCCCGTTCTACGCCCGCGCGATCCACAAGGGACTGGCCGCCCGCCTGGCCGCATCCCCCTACGCCAGCCTCGCCGATGCCGTCGGCGCCGAGACACGGAAGGCCACCCGGTGA
- the pyrF gene encoding orotidine-5'-phosphate decarboxylase produces MTPEPFGARLRHAMDTRGPLCVGIDPHASLLTSWGLNDDIAGLERFTRTVVEALADRVAVLKPQSAFFERFGSRGIAVLEKAVEEARAAGALVLMDAKRGDIGSTMGAYAATYLDKDSPLFSDAVTVSPYLGFGSLRPALDAAAVSGAGVFVLALTSNPEGAEVQRATAADGRTLAQVMLDHMAAENEGATPLGSVGAVVGATLGDTGADLSINGPLLAPGIGAQGATPADLPRVFGAAVRNVVPSVSRGVLRHGPDASGLREAAGRFADEVRSAVPES; encoded by the coding sequence GTGACGCCCGAACCCTTCGGCGCGCGTCTGCGCCACGCCATGGACACCCGCGGGCCGCTCTGCGTCGGCATCGACCCGCACGCCTCCCTCCTGACCTCGTGGGGCCTGAACGACGACATCGCGGGCCTGGAGCGCTTCACGCGCACGGTCGTCGAGGCGCTGGCCGACCGCGTCGCCGTCCTGAAGCCCCAGTCCGCGTTCTTCGAACGCTTCGGCTCGCGCGGCATCGCGGTCCTGGAGAAGGCGGTCGAGGAGGCCCGCGCGGCCGGGGCCCTCGTGCTCATGGACGCCAAGCGCGGGGACATCGGCTCCACGATGGGCGCCTACGCGGCCACCTACCTCGACAAGGACTCGCCGCTCTTCTCCGACGCGGTCACCGTCTCGCCGTACCTGGGCTTCGGCTCGCTGCGCCCGGCGCTCGACGCCGCCGCCGTCTCCGGTGCGGGTGTCTTCGTCCTCGCGCTCACCTCCAACCCGGAGGGTGCGGAGGTCCAGCGGGCCACCGCCGCGGACGGGCGGACGCTGGCGCAGGTCATGCTCGACCACATGGCGGCGGAGAACGAGGGCGCGACGCCCCTCGGCTCCGTCGGCGCTGTGGTCGGGGCCACTCTCGGGGACACGGGAGCCGATCTGTCGATCAACGGCCCGCTGCTCGCTCCCGGCATCGGTGCCCAGGGTGCGACGCCGGCGGATCTGCCCCGCGTCTTCGGCGCCGCTGTGCGCAACGTGGTGCCCAGCGTGAGCCGGGGCGTGCTCCGCCACGGACCGGACGCGTCAGGGCTGCGCGAAGCCGCCGGACGGTTCGCGGACGAGGTCCGATCGGCCGTCCCGGAAAGCTGA